A window of Macaca mulatta isolate MMU2019108-1 chromosome 7, T2T-MMU8v2.0, whole genome shotgun sequence genomic DNA:
CCCAACCTCTCAGTTCCCAGAAAACAGGGACTCCCAGTCTCTGACTCACCTCTTCCGTCCTCTTCAGGGCACTGGCCTAGAATTCCAGTGATGGTGGTGGAGGGGGGtgcttcttgtttttgttgtggtaaaatacatgtaaaataacaTTTGCCATtttagccactttttttttttttttttttttgagatggtatttcactcttgttacccaggctggagtgccatggcacgatctcgggtcaccgcaacctctgcctcccagattccagtgattctcctgcctcaacctcccaagtagctgggattacaggcatgcgccaacatgcccggctaattttgtcattttagtagagacggggtttcaccatgttggtcaggctggtctcaaactccccatcTCAGGTGAGCTGTatccattaaataataactccccagcccctagcaaccaccatttctgtctctatggacttgactattctaggtacctcatataaatggaatcagacagtatttgtccttttgtgtctggcttatttgatgtagtataatgtcttcaagattcatccatgttgtagcacacGTCAGAATGTTCtgcctttttaaggctgaataatagtccACGGTATGCACAGCCCACATTTGGTTTATCCATGCATTGATGGACATTGGAATTGTttttaccttttggctattgtgaataaagctgctataaatatgagTGTACCAAGATCTGTTCAAGTTCccactttcagttcttttgggtacataATCAGAATTGgtactgctggatcatatgttagttctatttttaattttttgaggaacttccctACCGTTTTCCGCAGTGGCTGCACCGTcttacatttccaccagccaTGCACAACTGTgggttttgggtttgtttgtttgtttgttttcatttgtatgttttgGTGGTAAGAAAAAGGGGGGAAGGAACAGCTGAAGTCCATGATCCCAAAACTCTGCCCAGAGCCCAGTGAATCAGAATTCGGCCCTAGTCACCTTCTCTTGTCAGTCCGCCTGTCCCTGAATGCAAGCTCACACCTGTGGGGCCAAGTGCTTTGCCAGGCTTACATATAAGGAAATCCACAGAAGCTCATGTCCCCGAATGGTCCCCAAGGCACCTATCCAGGGCCGTTCCTCTTTCTGAATTTACTTCAGGTTCTCCACAGTCCACACAAGATCCACCCACAGGAAGATAAAATCCATTCACAAAAGCACAGGCCCCCAGGCTCCCCCCCAAACGGCAAATGAAGCCCCCATGAAAGCACAACCAGTCATCTTGGAAATTCACTGAGTGTCATCAGGCTATGGTTTACGAGTGGTGGGTGTATATACGTGTAGGGTGGTGCTTCCTCTTCCCTAGGCCAACAATAAGCTAATTCTAGCAACCAAAGTCAGAAACATTCAAGCCTACAGaacaaagaagaaacatttaCTGCGTTTAGATGAAAGCACCTCCTACGTTTATTTTGGAGAGAAAAGAGGGTTTTGGTATTCTAACGCTGCAGTGCTTGAACTTAGGTGCATCAGAATCCCCTGGGGAATTTGTTATGACAGATCGCTAAGCCTCACCTCCAGAGTTTCAGACACAGTGAGTCTGGGCTGGGGCTCAGGAATTTTACATTTCAAACAAGCTGCCAGGTGATGTGGATGCTGCCGACccatggaccacattttgagtagcaaggTGCTAGGACAGTCTGGAAGGTCCAGGGTTCAGCTCTTGAGTGcatgccctacaagagctcccaAGGCAGGGAAACAGAGGAAGCTGGCAGGGGAGTATGATCCAGCGGGACTTTGTGGGCACAACCAGGTCACAGCCCTTGGGATGTCTCCCAGCTGATTCAAGGCCCCAAGAAAAAGCCATTAAaccttttatttgcaaaatacttTATAGTTTACAGAGCTTTTCACCTCTGTTCTCTTGTccaattttaaaaacagccatTTAGAGATGtgtccattttagagatgagaaaaccgaggTCAGACAGATGAAGCAGCTTGAACTATCCAGTACCCTGGCTTTCACTGCACAAGTGTGTGTAGAGCATCTCCGATGTTCACAGCACCAAGCTAGACATGGGGGACCTAGAAGTCCACAAGAAAtgggccgggtgtgatggctcacccctgtaatctcagcactagcTGAGgcgaaaggattgcttgagcctaggggctcaagaccagcctgggcaacatagtgagactctgtccctacataaaatttacaaattagccagctgtggtggtgcacacctatagtcccagctaatcagaaggctgaagcaggaggatcgcttgagcccaggaggtcgaggccgcagtgagccatattcatgccactgtgctccagcctgggtgacagagtgagactcccccatctcaaaacaaacaaaatgcaagaAATGGCTCCCAGTTTCAAGGAACCTCCAAGCTCGAAAGACAGGAATGTCCCATGCACAAATTACTAGCATGCAAGGCAGTGTATGGCGGGTGCAGTGGGCAGCTCTCCCACACACATTCAACACTGGTTTGCCCTTTTCACTCCCTGTGGGATGGCTGCTTCTCCGTGGTTTCAACCCCACCTACACTCTGATGACTCCCAGGTCGCTTCCTGCCATTCACAGGACATGCTCAGTGAGGCCCACGCTGGGTCCATCATCTTCTCCACTGGTCTGTTCTTGGAAGGGGCATCCTCACCTGCCCAATCACTTATGTCAAAAAATGGCTGGCCTTTAGCTTTCACCCACATCTCATCCACAGCATCCAGTTAATTTCCAAGTTCTACCACTTTCAACTCCTAAGTATTTCCTACATCCATCTCCTCCTCTTCAGCTCTCTTGTCAGCACCCTAGATGGGCTTGGTCAAGAGCTCCTTCCCAGAGTCAGTGCAACAGCCTCCTCTTGGGCTGCTTCCTGTCTCCATCTTACCATCCTCAAAGCCATCCTCTAAACAGAAATCTAAGCCAGTCACACCCTGCGGCAAAGACTTCCATGGTTCTCCAATCATCCACTCACGCATCCATCATCCAGCCATTcacgcatccatccatccatccatccatccatccacccaagtATTCATTCATACAACAAATACTCACCAAGTATCTATTATACAGAAGGCACAACACTAGACACTGGCCCCTAGTAACAAGTGGCTTTTAGTATtaagggggaggagagaggacaAGTGAAACAAGCTCACAAAGAGAGTGCAGGATTTTGTGAGGGTTCATGGGTGAGGACCTCACCCTGTCAGGAAAGGCCTTCCTGAGCATCGGCAGTTACAGTAAGATCAGGAGAAAGAGGAAGCGCTGCCCAAGCAGAGGAGAGTTTCTACCTGTGGAAAATGTGTGGAAACAGCCGAAAtgcaagaggaagagaaggggcgGCTCTGTGGAATTGAAAGTAGACTGGATCTAAATATGAGGTAGGCAGGGCGAGAGAGGAAACGGCTGTAGAACTGGCAAGTGATTACAAGCGAGGTGGGGAACAACCAGGGGCCAATCGGAGATTTTTCTTGGTGCCTGGTCCTTATAACCTCCCCAAAATTATTTGCTGGATGGATGGTGGAgaggtgggtgggtgaatgagtAAATGGAGGGATGGGGTAGCCAGATAGATGGATGACTGGATGCCTGGACAGATGGACATATGGGCAGCTGGAGAGGTgagtggatagatgggtgggtggatggataagtggatggGTGAATGTATAAAGGGATGCATGGGTGAGGGGTAGAGGGATAGCGGGATGAGTGAATGGGTGGACAGGTGGATGtatgggtgggtggataggtgAGTTGAtggaagggtgggtgggtggataagTGGGTGGGTGAATGTGTAAATGGATGCACGGGTGAGGGgaagatggatagatggatgaggaAATGGGTAGCAGATGGAttatgggtggatggataggtgagTAGGTGAGTGAGTGGATAGGTAAATGGTGGGGGGTTGAGGCTGGGTGCTGGGACAGTGGGGGTATCATTAATAGAAACAGGAAAGTGAGGAGGAGGAATGACCGTGGTCCCCTCTCTGCTCAGGCTGCCTGAGCTAGTCTGAGGGTCCTGATTTTTCACCAGTGCCTTCCCTTCTACCGTTCCCTGAGGACAGGCACCCTCAGATGGAAACTCCGACTTGCCCTCTACCTCATCTCTACAGGAACCTTGCTCCTCGAAAATGAAAGAACACAGTGGAtgcaaaaaatatttcataaatggaaaaacatagaTATCTAGAAGAACTAAGCCATGTCTGTCGAGGGCCCTGCACCTGCCAGGCAAGTTTCTGAATGTCTGTTCTCTCTTTCACCACCACTCTCATCAGCACCcactttacagatgcagaaactgaggctcagagagatgaacCAACCTGCTGAAGACTCCGCAGCTGAGATGCGGCAGGCCAGGTCTGGAACTCGATTGGTCCACACATTCCTTGATGTCGTGCTGACTATTATGATCATCCTGGAACCACCACCCTCAAGCCGCCAGCTCAGCCAAGCTCCAGTCCTCACAGATGCTGCAGCAATGGCCACCAGGCTTGGTCCGGGACTGACCCCCTTCACCTGGACTACGCTTTAGCACGTCAACCATGTTTTCAACGCCCACTGAGGAAAACCAGCCATGTGTCCAGTCCATGGTTTGGGAGGGCATTGGGGAAAAGAATCAAAATAACACTTTATTACCCAGCTAAGAAATTGAGAAAAACTATAGAGTGACTCAACGCCTGGAAGCAAATCTTTAGCAAATGCAAATCAGCATAGAGGCCTCTGAGGACTTCAATGACCAAGAGAAATTAAGCTCCCAACAGGAAGGAAAGGCCTCTCTGACTAAGCTAGGAGTCTCGTGCATGTCCCAAGTCAGAAGGCAGAGGTGCCTACCTGCTGGATTCCAGCTAGCACATAAATAATGATCTAACTCACCCCCGCTTCCGTGAGGCACACACCGGCACGCACACAGACAGTTACTCATGGTGCCAGGGCTGCTCACGGAGCCCCAAACCCACAAGAGCTGGGGAGTTTCCCAAGGGCCCAGCTTCCTTTTCCTTCAGTTGGCCAAACCTCTGCATGCTTTAAACAAGACTGTTTCATTTTCTGAAagtgctttatttttccctctgaGGACGGGAAAAAATCAGGATGCATTTTTCCTTAGTCCCCATTTCCCCCCAGATCGCCTCACTCCAGCAACTGTGTGGACCATAGCATCTGACTTCTAGAACCCCTGTCACTGTTTCAAAGGTCAGTCCCATCTGGGCTCACAAAGTCCCTGTGAGTCAGGTGGGGCTGGCATTGCTAAGCCATTTCTGAGaacctgaagcccagagaggctaAAGCAGGGAGGCTCAAACTCAGTTAGTTGGGGTGGATCTGAATCCAGAACCCAGGTGTCTAGGCACCAGCTTGTTGCCTTTGAACTTTCTGGATCACAAGCAATAGCAAGAAATACACCTGACATCACGACCcagcacacagagacacacacacacccacacatctGTACAAAGCAACAAACTTCCCCAAAGCAATACTTACCCTACTTCTTGCCACGCACTCTGAtcatttctattctatttcaatttttaaaatgcaggtcATGAGTTACGAAGTTGATTTACTGACCCATGAATGGGTTACAACCCGCAGTTTGGAAACAGCTTGATGGACCCCCACCTGTGCTTTCCAGCTTCTCCTAGAGCCTCAGGGCCCCAGGAAGGCGGTGTGGTCTCTGAAGACAGGTGAGGAGCAGACAGCTGCTGAAATCAGGACGGAAGGAGTCCTCTGAGCGGGGAGTCTGAAACGAGTCCTCTCTgactctgcctgcctcagctgggCTCTGCCCTCAAACCTCAAACAACTGGGCTTCCTGCAGAGGCTCTGCAGGAGCCTGGGCACCCTTGCAACCACGACCCCAGCTCTCCCTCCAGCGACTTCCCGCAGCCTGAACCTCCCAGCTCCGGCTAGAAAATCCCCAGCCGGAGGCTGCCCATTCCCGAGCTGAGGCAGAATCATGTGAACTCCAATCTGGTGTCAGGCTGGGCGGTTGCCGAGGAACCACTCGCCAGCCAGAGGCTGAGGGCGGCGGAATGGCTCTCTCCACGCATCCTCCTCTGCTCTCCACGCAACCCAGTCAGTGAGCAGCCTCACCGGGAATGTGAAAGCCTGAGCTAGCGGCGGGTGCCCTCAGGACTGCGGTGGGGGGATACAGGAGGAGGGGGTGGGCTAATTCTAGCCACCTTTCAGCACCTACAGGATACCAGGATCCAGGCAAGGGCGGGGGAAGCTGTCAACATCTGGGTCACTGGGGCTCAACCCTGGCCACGTGCATGAGAACATACCTGGGAgcctataaaaaaaaaacaatgcccGAGCCCCACCCAAGGCTGGTTAAATCATGCTCCCAAGTGAGGTGCCAGCATCAATGGCTTTAAAGCTCCCTGGACTGTTCTAAAGTGCAGTGAAGGTGGGGAGCCATGGATGTGGTGAAGCAGGTAGGATCCTGTTTGGCAGAGCAGCAGAGTGAAGGCCATGGAGCCAAGGCTCTGGGCATGAGTAAGGATAGGGTGGGCATCAATGTTTGCAACTGTGTCAGTCCCCTGAGCAGGAACCAAGCCCGGGGCTGTGGCCACGGGGGGCCTTCTGGCTCTCAGGAGCACTTACTAAACTCCCTCACACACATAACACAGAGGATGGAAAGGCCCAGCATTTTGGCGTAACCACCTCCCTCCAAGGCAGGCTCCTTGGAAGCTAATTATAAGCTACAATGCCAGAGCCAGGAAGCCAACAGACACACGGTGCATGGGGCCACTGGGGGCGCGAGTCCTTCCTGCCGGAAGCGGCCACAGCCCTGTGCTAGGTCCCTGATCTGGGGACTAACACAGTTTAAAACATGCCCATCTTATTCATGCCAAGAGCCTTGGCTCCACTCCCCTTGCTCTGCGGTAGGGGGTCTAAGGAAATCCCCTTCAGTGGAGCCTGGGCGTTCCAAGCAAATGCTACCACATAGCAagccttttaaaaactatttccagccaggcgcagtggcttacccctgtaatcccagcactttgggaggccaaggcaggtggatcacctgaggtcaggagttggagaccagcctcgccaacatggtgaaaccccatctctactaaaaacacaaaaattggccgggcgcggtggctcaagcctgtaatcccagcactttgggaggccgagacgggcggatcacaagttcaggagatcgagaccatcctggctaacacggtgaaaccccgtctctactaaaatacaaaaaaaattagccgggcgaggtggcgggcgcctgtactcccagctactcgggaggctgaggcaggagaatggcgtgaacccgggaggcggggcttgcagtgagctgagatccggccactgcactccagcctgggcaacagagctagactccgtctcaaaaaaaaaaaaaaacaaaacacacaaaaatttcctgggggtggtggcatgtgcctgtaatcccagctacttgggaggctgaggcaggagaatcacttgaacctgggaggtggaggttgcagtgagccgagattgcgccactgtactccagcctgggcgacaaaagcaaaactctgtctcaaaaaaaagaaaaaaaagtttcctaTGTCAGTTGCTTCTTGTAGGCCTTATGTTACAAGCAAAGGCTTCAACTTGGTGTGGTGCAGTAGTGTGCATTTGGACACACGTGCTATTTCTGAGTTTCGGAAATGTGGCTGGCTTTCCCTGATGTCATATAGGAGGACTCGGGGGTTAGGAGCACAGAACTGACTGAGCAGTGACTGCCTGGCTTACCCCTAGGACACGACCTGCCAGAGAGAGCACCTCTGGCCCTCTACAGGGTGACCCCCGGCCTAACAGGGTGTGCACACGCAGGCCGTCTACACCATCATCGTCTATACCTGCAGGAACCACTAATGGCATGGTGTCCCGGCCCACCTCCAGCACCACCAGGGGCTGGCAAGCTGCCCCAGCCCCTCCGCAAGCAGCACATGCCCTACTGCGCCTGGAGGAAGGACCATGCCTTTGGGATGAAGAAGGAGGGGTGAAACGTTCTTTGGTTTTACTCAAATCAGCTGAGCCCAGGTCTTTGTGAAATGCTAGCtcagtaagagaaaaaagaacCCACGTTCTCTCACGTGCCTGGCCCTCGAGGGGTTAGGAAAGAGCCTGGAGTGGCTCGCTACCAAGAGCTGCCTTTACCATTTCCCCAGCATTTGCTTTTTGCACTAGGTGCTGTGCTAAGCACCTTCCCGATCCTTTGTTTAATCCTTACATCAACTCTGCGTGGCAGGGAttatcctgttgcccaggctggaatgcagtggtacgacctcggctcactgcaacctctgcctcctgggttcaagcaatttacctgcctcaacctcccaagcctgtagctgggattacaggcatgcaccacccggctaattttttttttttttttgagattcattcttGTTGccaagtctggagtgcaatggcgtgatctcggctcatggcaacttctgcctcccggattcaagcgattctcctgcctcagcctcctgagtagctgggattacaggcatgtaccactatgcctggctaattttgtatttttagtacagatggggtttctccatgttggtcaggctggtcttgaactcctgaccttaggtgatctgcctgccttggcctcccaaagtgctaggattacaggcgtgagccaccatgcctggccctaatttttgtatttttagtagagatggggttttgccatgttggccaggctggtctcgaactcctggcctcaagtgatccacctgtcttggcttcccaaagtgctgagattacaggtgtgagccactgcacatggccaaaACAACATCCATTTCTTATCTTGCAGTTCTAGAGGTCAAAAGCATGACATGGATCTTACTGGCTAAAATCAAAACTGCAGTCTGCAGGGCTGCATTCTTTCTTAAGGCTCTAAAatccatttccttgtcttttccagcttctagaggcttctagcattccttggcttgtggcatcTTCCAACTTCAAAGCCTACAGCAGTCGACTGAGTCCTTCTCACATCACATCTCCTCCTCTGACCCTCACGTTCCCTCTTCCACTTTGAAGGGTCCTTCCTTGTGACAATGCTGGATCATCTCCTTactttaaggtcagctgattaggaGTCTTAACTCCACCTGCTGCCTTAATCCCcgtttgccatgtaaggtaacgcAGTCACAGGTTCCGGGGATTAGGAACTGGACCTCTTTAGGGAGGGCATTATTCTGCCTCCCACACCCACCATGTGATACTTACTTAAAACCCTATATAGTGctggctgggtgaggtgactcatgcctataatcccagtacttcaggaggctgagacaggcagattgcttgaactcaggggtttgagaccaacctgggcaagctggcgaaaccccgtctctacaaaaaatacaaaaaattggtgggtgcggtggcatgtgcctgtagtcccagctactcaggaggctgaggctggggaattgcttgagcccagaaggcggaggttgcagtgagctgagatcacacttgGGCGACTGGAATGAAACCATGTCTCgagcaaaacaaaaaccctgtaCAGTGCTGCTTCTCAAACGTTAGTGTGCATGTGTTATACATCTCCCAGGAATCTTGTTAGCGTAGCTTTTGGTTCagttcagtaggtctggggtacGGTCTGAGATTCTGCCCTTCTAACATGAACTGAGGACCACCTTTATCTCTGGTATCCCCACAGCAATTGCTATAATGCTGCACAAGTGTTTGGGCTAAATAAATACTTGATAAtgaaaagggccaggcatggtggctcacacctgtaattccagcactttgggaggtcaaggcaggaggattgatcgcttgaagccaggagtttgagaccaacctgggcaaaaaagtgagactctgtctgtacaaaaattttaaatattagctggttgtggtggcccgcacctgtagtcccagctagtcgggaggctaaggtgggaggatcccttgagcctgaaagtttgaggctgtagtgtccagcataggcaacagagaaagacccaaaggaaggaagggaggaagggaggaagggagggaggggaggggaggaggggaggaaggaaggaaggaaagaaggaagagaaaaggagggagggagggaggaagggagggaggggaggggaggggaggaggggaggaaggaaggaaggaaagaaggaagagaaaaggagggaggaaggaagggaggaagggagggaggggaggcgagggaggatgggaggaaggaaggaaggaaagaaggaagagaaaaggagggagggagggagggaaggaaagaaggaaggaaggaaggaaggaaggaaggaaggaaggaaggaaggaaggaaggaaaagttgAGCTCTGAGTGTTTTTATCACTGTGGTACAAGGGAGCTGGGATAAGGACTCCTCACACACGCTTCACACAGAAGGAAGGTGGCCTGAGGTTGTGAATGACAAATGGGTGCTCAGCAAGGGGATGCAGGGTGGGTGCTCACCTGTCTGGAGCTGCCCATATATACAAGGCATTGAGCTTTCCATAGGCTGCCTTGATGCCTCACAGCAACCCGCCAGGTAAATATCATCTCAGTTTTATCACTGAAAGCTCAGGGCTATCCAAGACcaagggtcacacagctggcaagcAAGCAGCAGGGCTGGGATTCAATTCAATGTCCGAATtcactgtgttttcatttttaattaattaattaatttttagagatggggtccctattctatcacccaggctggagtgtagtggtgcgatcatagctcactgcagcctcaaaaatctgggttcaggcaatcctccctcctcagcctccccagtagctgggactcaggtatgggccatcatgcccagctcattgtattttttaaaaaaaaatttagtgtaTGCAACGGATTGGTTTCaccattgtatttatttttatttatttatttattttttgaaacaagtctccctctgttgcccaggctggagtgcagtggcacgatcttggctcactgcaaccaccacctcccgagttcaagcgattcttgtgcctcagcctcccaagtagctgggattacaggcgcacacctccacacctggctaatttttgcatttttagtagagacaaggtctcaccatgtggCTTATGCTTGTCtcaaatttctgagctcaagccatccgcccaccttggcctcccaaagtgctgggattataggcatgagccaccacacctggtccatcattgtattttaatattttccaggccgggcgcggtggctcaagcctgtaatcccagcactttgggaggccgagacgggcggatcacgaggtcaggagatcgagaccatcctggctaacccggtgaaaccccgtctctactaaaaagtacaaaaaaccagccgggcgaggtggcgggcgcctgtagtcccagctactcgggaggctgaggcaggagaatggcgtaaacccgggaggcggagcttgtagtgagctgagatctgaccactgcactccagcctgggcgacagagcgagactccgtctcaaaaaaaaaaaaaaaaaaaatattttccaatgtaACGCATGGAAATATGTATGACTATTGGTTAATGCTTGTCTTCTCCTTTACACAGGAAGCTGCCTGGGGAAGGAGGAGCTGGATCTATTTCGTTCTTTGCTAGGGACCGTGCACACCAAAAACATGCTGAATGTTtgggtgaataaatgaatctAAATTCCACTTCTTCCTGTAGCCTGCTGGGAAGACCAGCGTGGCTAAAATTGAAGTCAGAAGCTAACAATCTGAGGGAAACAGTCAGGATATAGGATGAGGCAACAAGAAGAGGGTTGGTTTGGACTCTCAGAGTGTGAGTGGGTAGCCTTAAGCGGAAGTGCATTTCCACGAAGGCCTGGTGCTGAACCGGGGACTTCCAGCCAGGAGGGCCTGTGGTCTGAGAAGGTCTGAGCTGCCTGGGGCATGTCTCCTGTCTGCAGCTGCAGCACAGACCACAGACCTGGAGGTTGCCATGGCAATCCCTGgggcctgctgcccccactgcctgcAGAGCGCTCCAGCCCATCAATTAGTAACCTAATAATGTATGACAACAATCACTCCAAACACACAGGAAGCAGCCCTCTTGAAAAACAAACGACTTCTCCAGCAACTCGAGAGCTTCGAAGATGCTCATTACGCTCAACCCCCGGGCCACCCGCTCAAATCTATTTTCTTGAATCCAAATTGCTCTCTCATTGGCTTCTCCCTCTTGTTTTGAAGGCCCAGGGTTGACAAAGCTGGGGACTGAAGCCTCAGAGGTTCCAGGGCTAGAGAGGCCACTGGGTAGGATGCCTGCTCCCTCAGCCCTGTGTCAGGTCCAGCGATACTGATTCTGACCAAAATACACTGTGTGTGATAAGGCCCATGTGTCTGTCTCGGCAGGTCCTCTCCTGGGAGAAACACTTCAACTTTTGCAAAAGATTAATTCATCACCATGGCgcccagaaaaaaaatgcaaaagagaagGCTCAAGTTGTGGCAGACCCAAGGTGGCTGCAAACTCTTTGAGATTTTCCTCATCGAGAGGTGGGGGTCTAAATCCCCTCCCTTGAACCTAGGCAGGCCCTCTGACTGCCTGACCAACAGAATAGCGTGGAAGCAACGCTGTACCAGTTTTTGAGGCTAAGCCTGAAGAGACTGGCAGTTCCCACTTCCTGTCTTTTGGGAATAATTGTTCTTGAAACCTAAGTGCTATGCTGTGAGGAAGCCAAGCAGCCTCGTTGACAGGCCCACACTGAGCGGAACCAAACCCTGGCCATCAGCTCCTGCTGTGCCCCGAGCTGACAGCCAGGTTTGACTTGTCTTGCATACCAGTATGTCATGCTGGATGAGGATCCCCCAGCCCCAGTAAGGCCATCTCAGCTGATGCTCCAAGGAGCAGAGATGAGCCATCCCCACCGAGCCCTGCCCAAATCACAGATTTGTGAGCAAAATAAATACGTTATTTTAAGCTAATATCTTCgctctttcttcccctccctccccctccttccctccctctctccctccatccctccctttctctttctttctttcttttttttttaaacggagtgttgctctgttacccaggctggagtgcagtggtgccatctcggctaactgcaacctccgccttccaggttcaagcgattctcctgcctcagcctcctgtgtagctgggattacaggcgtgcaccaccatgcccagcaaatttttgtatttttagtagagatggggtttcaccatgtcggccagggtcgtctccaactcctgacctcaagtgatccacctgcctcggcctcctaaagtgctgggattataggcatgggccactgcacccggtctaaGCTAATATCTTTAAATATGGTTTGTCCTGCAGCAATAGATAACAGAAGCATAAATTATTTGTC
This region includes:
- the LOC106999543 gene encoding uncharacterized protein LOC106999543; protein product: MGYNPQFGNSLMDPHLCFPASPRASGPQEGGVVSEDRTRPARESTSGPLQGDPRPNRVCTRRPSTPSSSIPAGTTNGMVSRPTSSTTRGWQAAPAPPQAAHALLRLEEGPCLWDEEGGLLEASSIPWLVASSNFKAYSSRLSPSHITSPPLTLTFPLPL